One stretch of Pigmentiphaga aceris DNA includes these proteins:
- the dacB gene encoding D-alanyl-D-alanine carboxypeptidase/D-alanyl-D-alanine endopeptidase, with the protein MRRAARQVIGAGFALLVALSAPVKAADALPPELARALAQTKLPNSAVSVVVEELDGRRVAAFNSSTPRNPASVMKLVTTYSALEGLGPAYTWRTELLALPQHWPGPDGALRGPLYLRASGDPILRMEDLWAMLRELRLHGVTRLPELVVDRSLFGDVRIDTGAFDGDAARPYNASPDTWMVGFGAIRLMFLPDAAQRRWRVVTDPVLPNVRVEGAPVWSDVACPGSPSVQADPVIDARGVTLRLSGTVSGDCGEFSIYRIALPQADHASAVLRKLWEEMGGTIDGPVRVGVVPPGVMPLASHESPALAEVIRDINKRSNNVMARQLLLTLGAANPTSGATQRDGAAAVHSVLQAHGMEFPELVVDNGSGLSRNGRVSADSLAKLLNTAYHSPVMPEFMSSLSISGTDGTARRRLRGSATLGMAHLKTGTLRDVRAIAGYVLASSGKRYLVVGMVNHEEASRAGPFLDALVAWVAAR; encoded by the coding sequence GTGCGCCGTGCGGCACGACAGGTAATTGGCGCAGGTTTTGCGCTGCTGGTTGCACTCAGTGCTCCAGTCAAGGCAGCCGATGCGCTGCCGCCCGAATTGGCTCGCGCGCTCGCGCAAACCAAACTGCCAAATTCCGCCGTGTCGGTGGTGGTCGAGGAACTCGACGGTCGCCGTGTCGCGGCTTTCAACAGCAGCACGCCACGCAATCCGGCCTCGGTGATGAAGCTGGTCACCACCTATTCGGCGCTCGAAGGCCTGGGTCCGGCATACACCTGGCGCACCGAATTGCTGGCCTTGCCGCAGCATTGGCCCGGCCCCGACGGCGCGTTGCGCGGGCCGCTTTATCTGCGTGCCAGTGGCGACCCTATCCTGCGTATGGAAGACCTGTGGGCCATGCTGCGCGAACTGCGTCTGCACGGCGTTACCCGCCTGCCTGAACTGGTGGTCGACCGTTCCCTGTTCGGTGATGTACGTATCGACACCGGGGCGTTCGACGGAGATGCCGCACGCCCTTACAACGCCAGCCCCGACACCTGGATGGTGGGGTTCGGTGCCATCCGCCTGATGTTCCTGCCTGACGCGGCACAGCGTCGCTGGCGCGTGGTCACCGACCCGGTGCTGCCGAACGTGCGGGTAGAAGGTGCACCTGTCTGGTCCGATGTTGCCTGCCCCGGTTCTCCGTCGGTTCAGGCCGACCCGGTGATCGATGCGCGCGGCGTCACGCTGCGCCTGTCGGGCACGGTGTCAGGGGATTGCGGCGAATTCAGCATCTACCGCATTGCTTTGCCGCAGGCCGATCACGCCAGTGCTGTATTGCGCAAGCTATGGGAAGAGATGGGCGGAACCATCGATGGCCCGGTGCGTGTGGGCGTGGTGCCGCCGGGTGTGATGCCGCTGGCAAGCCATGAATCGCCAGCCCTGGCCGAAGTGATCCGCGACATCAACAAACGCAGCAACAACGTGATGGCGCGCCAGCTTCTGCTGACCTTGGGTGCCGCCAATCCCACCAGTGGTGCTACCCAACGTGATGGCGCGGCGGCGGTGCATTCGGTCTTGCAGGCGCACGGCATGGAATTCCCGGAACTGGTGGTGGACAACGGGTCGGGTCTGTCGCGCAATGGGCGGGTGTCGGCCGACAGTCTGGCCAAGCTGCTGAATACCGCGTACCACTCGCCGGTCATGCCCGAGTTCATGTCCTCGTTGTCGATCTCCGGCACCGACGGCACGGCGCGTCGCCGCTTGCGTGGCAGCGCCACACTGGGCATGGCGCATCTGAAGACCGGCACCTTGCGCGACGTGCGTGCCATTGCCGGTTATGTGCTGGCATCCAGCGGCAAACGTTATCTGGTCGTCGGCATGGTCAATCACGAAGAAGCCTCGCGCGCCGGCCCGTTCCTGGACGCACTGGTCGCCTGGGTCGCGGCGCGATGA
- a CDS encoding ABC transporter substrate-binding protein: protein MIGIGRWGAAKAHLPSTPAPRTGGSVDALADVRADAPRVKPVRTRTGLASCLAILLTSAAVFAATPAAVAETLRWARASDATTLDPHAGNTTANHSLFHQIYEPLLTRERDGSLQPALATAWQMQADPTVWHFTIREGVRFHDGQLLSADDVVFSLERARAASSDMKSWLATVAEISKLDAHTVVVRTHRVNPILPSYLVHIHILNAAWARANHALLPQAPGQASSPFAETHENGTGPYRVVSREPDRRTVLTRFDAYWGRDRFPLGVSDIIWLPISNAATRTSALMAGEIDFLQDVPVQDVSRLEQQPDIRVTRGAENRTVFFGFNVGDKTLRRGDGLSANPLADLRVRQAFNLAIDRASIVRVVMRGMGQPTGLVVPPSVNGYSDALDLVPPPDPAVARTLLAEAGYPAGFQLVMNCPNDRYLNDEAICVAVSGMLARIGVNVTLESRPSAVHFAKVLKRETDFWLYGWSVPTLDSAYMLDALFHSSGKAYGAANLTGYADPAMDARIESLSTADLRYRNAMLHNIWTRANQELVYLPMHTQVLHYATRARFDIPIDPFDIPFIKQVPPPRVP, encoded by the coding sequence ATGATCGGTATCGGCAGGTGGGGAGCCGCGAAGGCCCACCTGCCCAGTACCCCAGCACCACGTACCGGCGGCAGTGTCGATGCGTTGGCGGATGTTCGTGCCGATGCGCCACGCGTGAAGCCAGTCCGTACCCGAACCGGTCTGGCCAGCTGCCTTGCCATCCTGCTGACCAGCGCAGCCGTGTTTGCGGCGACGCCTGCAGCCGTGGCAGAAACCTTGCGCTGGGCGCGCGCCAGCGATGCCACCACGCTCGATCCGCACGCCGGCAACACGACGGCCAATCACAGCCTGTTCCATCAGATTTACGAACCGCTGCTGACGCGGGAGCGAGACGGCAGCCTGCAGCCTGCGCTGGCCACTGCCTGGCAGATGCAGGCAGACCCGACGGTCTGGCACTTCACAATCCGTGAAGGCGTGCGTTTCCACGACGGACAGTTGCTGAGCGCCGACGACGTGGTGTTCTCGCTTGAACGCGCACGTGCCGCCAGTTCCGACATGAAAAGCTGGCTGGCGACGGTTGCTGAAATTTCCAAACTGGATGCGCACACGGTGGTGGTGCGCACCCATCGGGTCAATCCGATCCTGCCCAGCTACCTGGTCCACATCCACATCCTGAATGCGGCCTGGGCGCGGGCCAACCATGCCTTGTTGCCCCAGGCACCGGGGCAAGCGTCGTCGCCGTTTGCCGAAACGCATGAAAACGGCACGGGCCCGTATCGCGTGGTGTCGCGCGAGCCTGACCGCCGCACGGTGCTGACCCGCTTCGATGCCTACTGGGGACGGGATCGTTTCCCGCTTGGCGTGAGCGACATCATCTGGCTGCCGATCAGCAACGCGGCGACCCGCACCAGCGCCTTGATGGCGGGTGAGATCGACTTCCTGCAAGACGTGCCGGTACAGGACGTGTCCCGCCTGGAGCAGCAGCCAGATATCCGCGTGACGCGTGGCGCGGAAAACCGCACGGTGTTCTTCGGTTTCAACGTAGGGGACAAGACACTCCGTCGTGGTGATGGCCTGAGCGCCAATCCGCTGGCTGATCTGCGGGTGCGTCAGGCCTTCAACCTGGCGATTGATCGGGCCAGCATCGTGCGCGTGGTCATGCGTGGCATGGGTCAGCCCACGGGATTGGTAGTGCCGCCGTCGGTGAACGGCTACTCCGATGCGCTTGACCTGGTGCCGCCTCCCGATCCTGCCGTTGCGCGTACGCTGCTGGCCGAAGCCGGATACCCAGCCGGCTTCCAGCTGGTGATGAACTGCCCGAATGATCGTTATCTGAACGACGAGGCCATCTGTGTGGCTGTGTCGGGCATGCTGGCCCGGATTGGCGTGAACGTGACCCTGGAATCCCGGCCGTCTGCCGTCCACTTTGCCAAGGTGCTCAAGCGCGAAACCGATTTCTGGCTGTATGGGTGGAGTGTCCCGACCCTGGATTCGGCCTACATGCTGGACGCGCTTTTTCACAGCAGCGGCAAGGCTTATGGCGCGGCCAACCTGACTGGCTACGCCGATCCCGCCATGGATGCCCGCATCGAATCCCTGTCCACGGCAGACCTGAGATACCGCAACGCCATGCTGCACAACATCTGGACACGGGCCAATCAGGAGCTGGTCTACCTGCCGATGCACACGCAGGTGCTGCATTACGCCACGCGTGCGCGCTTCGACATTCCCATCGATCCCTTCGACATTCCGTTCATCAAGCAGGTGCCACCACCCCGGGTTCCATGA
- a CDS encoding DUF883 family protein, whose amino-acid sequence MATSNKERIITDVKGVLDDAEDLLKQAATSSGDRAIELRERALDSLKRGAEHLQDLQDSLVERSRAAARVTDDYVHDNPWRSIGIAATAGFLIGLLVNRR is encoded by the coding sequence ATGGCAACGAGCAATAAAGAACGAATCATCACCGACGTCAAAGGCGTGCTGGACGACGCAGAAGATCTGTTGAAACAAGCCGCGACCTCAAGCGGCGATCGCGCCATCGAATTGCGCGAACGTGCACTGGACTCGCTCAAGCGCGGTGCCGAGCATCTGCAAGACCTGCAGGATTCGCTGGTCGAGCGCAGCCGCGCTGCTGCCCGCGTGACCGACGACTACGTGCACGACAATCCCTGGCGTTCGATTGGCATCGCTGCCACTGCAGGCTTCCTGATCGGCCTCCTGGTCAATCGTCGATAA
- a CDS encoding phage holin family protein, which produces MTAPRHPLSGSLRALGATVIGILRTRLELLAVELAEEKNRLLTILLWALGGLLALAMGILMLSLLVVAAFWDTPNRLTALGVVAALYFLTGVGALLFVRKKVADAPFTFDETLAELERDRQALGAAADAPTPARRGHP; this is translated from the coding sequence ATGACTGCACCCCGCCACCCACTCTCCGGCTCTTTGCGGGCGCTCGGTGCGACCGTCATCGGCATCCTGCGTACTCGCCTCGAACTGCTTGCAGTTGAACTGGCCGAGGAAAAGAATCGCCTGCTGACGATTCTGCTGTGGGCGCTTGGTGGGCTGCTGGCCCTGGCAATGGGCATCTTGATGTTGTCCTTGCTGGTGGTCGCAGCCTTCTGGGACACCCCGAATCGGCTGACCGCACTTGGTGTGGTGGCAGCCTTGTACTTCCTGACGGGAGTTGGCGCACTGCTATTCGTGCGCAAGAAGGTTGCTGACGCACCGTTCACGTTCGATGAAACCTTGGCCGAACTTGAGCGCGACCGCCAGGCACTTGGTGCCGCCGCCGATGCGCCGACGCCCGCCCGACGAGGTCATCCATGA
- a CDS encoding UbiD family decarboxylase, whose product MKYRDLRDFLQQLERTGELKRITAPVSTHLEMTEISDRVLRAGGPALLFENVQQPGRGRSSMPVLTNLFGTPHRVALGMGAENVSALRGIGELLASLREPEPPKGLKDAVGKVSMLKALWDMAPKVVRSAPCQEVVIEGDDVDLSTLPIQHCWPGDVAPLLTWGLVVTKGPQRKRQNLGIYRQQPLGRNKLIMRWLAQRGGALDFREFALANPGKPFPIAVALGADPATILGAVTPVPDALSEYQFAGLLRGGRTETVKCLGSELSVPASAEIVLEGHILPSTDPRAIAPQSPPGGPAAPDSAYEVALEGPYGDHTGYYNEQDWFPVFTVDRITMRRDPIYHSTYTGKPPDEPAVLGLALNEVFVPLLRRQLPEIQDFYLPPEGCSYRLAVVSIRKQYAGHAKRVMFGIWSVLRQFMYTKFIIVVDEDINVRDWKEVIWAVTTRMDPVRDTLLVENTPIDYLDFASPVSGLGGKMGLDATNKWPGETNREWGRDITMDAGVKARIDDMWDSLGL is encoded by the coding sequence TTGAAATACCGCGATCTACGTGACTTCCTCCAGCAGCTCGAACGCACCGGCGAGCTCAAGCGCATCACCGCGCCGGTCTCCACTCACCTGGAGATGACCGAGATCAGCGACCGCGTGTTGCGCGCGGGCGGGCCGGCACTGCTGTTCGAGAACGTCCAGCAACCAGGGCGCGGCCGCTCGAGCATGCCAGTGCTCACCAACTTATTCGGCACGCCGCACCGCGTGGCCCTGGGCATGGGCGCGGAAAATGTCAGTGCCTTGCGCGGTATTGGCGAACTGTTGGCATCCTTGCGTGAACCCGAGCCGCCCAAGGGCCTGAAAGATGCCGTCGGCAAGGTCAGCATGCTCAAGGCCTTGTGGGACATGGCACCGAAGGTGGTGCGCTCTGCGCCTTGTCAGGAAGTGGTGATCGAGGGCGATGACGTGGACCTGTCCACCCTGCCCATCCAGCACTGCTGGCCCGGTGACGTGGCACCGCTGCTGACCTGGGGCCTGGTGGTGACCAAGGGACCGCAGCGCAAGCGGCAGAACCTGGGCATCTACCGACAGCAGCCGCTGGGCCGCAACAAGCTCATCATGCGCTGGCTGGCCCAGCGCGGCGGCGCGCTGGACTTCCGCGAGTTTGCGCTGGCCAACCCGGGCAAGCCCTTCCCCATCGCCGTGGCGCTGGGTGCCGACCCGGCCACCATTCTGGGCGCGGTCACGCCGGTGCCCGATGCCTTGTCCGAATACCAGTTCGCCGGCCTGCTGCGCGGTGGCCGCACGGAAACCGTGAAGTGCCTGGGCAGCGAACTGTCGGTGCCGGCCTCGGCCGAAATTGTGCTGGAAGGCCATATCCTGCCCAGCACCGACCCACGCGCGATTGCCCCGCAATCGCCGCCTGGCGGGCCTGCTGCCCCTGATTCGGCCTACGAAGTGGCGCTGGAAGGTCCGTATGGCGACCATACCGGCTACTACAATGAGCAGGACTGGTTCCCGGTGTTCACGGTGGATCGCATCACCATGCGTCGCGACCCGATCTACCACTCGACCTATACCGGCAAACCGCCGGACGAACCCGCCGTGCTGGGCCTGGCCTTGAACGAAGTGTTCGTGCCGCTGCTGCGCCGTCAGTTGCCCGAGATTCAGGACTTCTACCTGCCCCCGGAAGGCTGCAGCTACCGTCTGGCGGTGGTGTCGATCCGCAAGCAGTACGCGGGCCACGCCAAACGCGTGATGTTCGGCATCTGGAGCGTGCTGCGCCAGTTCATGTACACCAAGTTCATCATCGTGGTGGACGAGGACATCAACGTGCGTGACTGGAAGGAAGTCATCTGGGCGGTCACCACCCGCATGGACCCGGTGCGTGACACCTTGCTGGTGGAAAACACGCCCATCGACTACCTGGACTTTGCGTCGCCGGTGTCGGGCCTGGGTGGCAAGATGGGGCTGGACGCGACCAACAAGTGGCCGGGTGAGACGAATCGCGAGTGGGGACGCGACATCACCATGGATGCTGGCGTGAAAGCGCGCATCGACGACATGTGGGACAGCCTGGGGCTGTAA
- a CDS encoding transglycosylase SLT domain-containing protein encodes MQDARSESAELTPVLSAKRELTWMYKQATSWMGIFAFVMVGIVWADPNMRAQVRDVYLSMTTDEAALPLVVATAPVPAVAIPVTLPSHNKSFPLMGNVLHAQPVAVVPAGVASPAQIEGLRRYIARKYRVSHDATELLVKEAYGVGQDMDIDPLLLLSVAAIESRFNPFAESGMGAQGLMQVMTSVHHEKFKSFGGMQAAWNPIANLRVGAMILQDCIARGGSIEAGLKRYVGATGPNDGGYGAKVLAERQRLASAAGIRPAAPKPAEAVAEASVSKDGKPQEQSVAAL; translated from the coding sequence ATGCAAGACGCAAGATCCGAATCGGCGGAGTTAACGCCGGTTCTGTCAGCCAAGCGTGAACTCACGTGGATGTACAAGCAGGCCACCAGCTGGATGGGCATTTTTGCCTTCGTGATGGTCGGCATTGTCTGGGCTGATCCGAACATGCGCGCACAAGTGCGCGACGTGTACCTGTCGATGACGACCGACGAGGCCGCGCTGCCACTGGTAGTGGCAACCGCGCCCGTACCGGCCGTGGCTATTCCGGTGACGCTGCCGAGCCATAACAAGTCGTTCCCCTTGATGGGCAACGTCTTGCATGCTCAGCCGGTTGCCGTCGTGCCTGCCGGCGTCGCATCGCCCGCGCAGATCGAAGGCCTGCGTCGCTACATCGCCCGCAAGTACCGCGTGTCGCATGACGCAACGGAACTGCTGGTGAAGGAAGCCTACGGCGTCGGTCAGGATATGGACATCGATCCGCTGCTGCTGTTGTCGGTGGCCGCCATCGAGTCTCGCTTCAATCCCTTCGCCGAAAGCGGCATGGGTGCGCAGGGCCTGATGCAGGTCATGACGAGCGTGCACCACGAGAAGTTCAAGAGCTTCGGTGGCATGCAGGCTGCGTGGAATCCGATCGCCAACCTGCGCGTCGGTGCCATGATTCTGCAGGACTGTATTGCGCGGGGCGGCTCGATTGAAGCCGGCCTGAAGCGTTATGTCGGTGCCACTGGCCCCAACGATGGTGGCTACGGTGCCAAGGTGCTGGCCGAGCGCCAGCGTCTGGCTTCCGCAGCCGGTATCCGCCCGGCTGCGCCCAAGCCTGCCGAAGCGGTGGCCGAAGCCAGCGTATCGAAGGACGGCAAGCCGCAGGAGCAATCGGTGGCTGCGCTCTGA
- a CDS encoding pyridoxal phosphate-dependent aminotransferase, producing MPRLASRVDRISPFYVMELVKQAARMEAAGQDIVHMSIGEPDFTAAPEVVEAMELAVRQGRSQYTPAVGITPLREAIAAFYRTRFGVDIDPARVIVTAGASGALSLACAALVEHGAKVLMPDPAYPCNRHFVTAAGGQPIPIPSGPEDRFQLSAEHVRKHWDDQTAGVLIASPSNPTGTAIAPDALVELVDEVRKRNGFAIVDEIYLGLQYDGERKSAASLGDDLIIVNSFSKYFHMTGWRLGWLIVPPTLVGAFEKLAQNLVICASSLAQHAALACFTPTSLDVFEARREAFRERRDYLLPEFERLGLHVPVKPDGAFYIYSDVSEHSPDSGAFAARLLAEAGVCAVPGMDFGTADPGRYMRFSYATDLARLQEAVDRMSRLLGR from the coding sequence ATGCCCCGTCTTGCATCACGCGTCGATCGTATTTCGCCGTTTTACGTCATGGAACTGGTCAAGCAGGCCGCCCGTATGGAAGCTGCCGGCCAGGACATCGTCCACATGAGCATCGGCGAGCCCGATTTCACTGCGGCTCCCGAAGTGGTCGAAGCCATGGAACTGGCCGTGCGCCAGGGCCGCAGCCAGTACACCCCCGCCGTAGGCATTACGCCGCTGCGCGAAGCCATCGCGGCGTTCTACCGGACTCGCTTCGGCGTGGATATCGATCCGGCCCGGGTGATCGTCACTGCCGGTGCCTCGGGTGCCCTGAGCCTGGCCTGCGCGGCCCTGGTCGAGCACGGTGCCAAGGTGTTGATGCCGGACCCGGCTTACCCCTGCAACCGCCATTTCGTCACCGCAGCGGGTGGGCAGCCGATTCCGATCCCGTCCGGCCCGGAAGACCGCTTCCAGCTGTCTGCCGAACACGTGCGCAAACATTGGGACGACCAGACCGCAGGCGTGCTGATTGCCTCGCCTAGCAATCCCACCGGGACGGCGATTGCGCCCGACGCCTTGGTGGAACTGGTGGACGAGGTCCGCAAACGAAACGGCTTCGCCATCGTCGACGAGATCTACCTGGGTCTGCAGTACGACGGCGAGCGCAAGTCCGCCGCGTCCTTGGGTGACGACCTGATCATCGTCAACAGCTTCTCCAAGTACTTCCACATGACCGGCTGGCGTCTTGGTTGGTTGATCGTGCCGCCGACGCTCGTCGGTGCCTTCGAGAAACTGGCCCAGAACCTGGTGATCTGCGCGTCGTCACTGGCGCAGCATGCCGCGCTGGCCTGCTTCACGCCGACCTCGCTCGATGTTTTCGAGGCCCGACGCGAAGCTTTCCGCGAGCGGCGCGACTATTTGCTGCCGGAATTCGAGCGCCTGGGCCTGCATGTCCCGGTCAAGCCCGACGGTGCCTTCTATATATATAGTGATGTGAGCGAACACAGCCCCGACAGCGGGGCATTTGCGGCACGTTTGCTGGCCGAGGCCGGCGTATGCGCGGTGCCCGGCATGGACTTCGGCACTGCCGATCCCGGCCGTTACATGCGCTTTTCCTACGCCACCGATCTGGCCCGTCTGCAAGAGGCGGTGGATCGCATGAGCCGGCTGCTCGGACGC